The Bacteroidales bacterium genomic sequence TGCCTGCTCGTAAATGCGTTCATAGGTTTCTTTGCTGGCTTCAACTTTCCTCACAAGCTGTGCTATTTTAGCTTTCTTTACTTTGGGGCCTATATCCGTTACCTGGAGTACATGGTAGCCGTACTGGGTTTCCACCACCTTAACTTCATTTTTCTGCATGGAGAAGGCGGCATCGGAAAAGGGTTTGATCATGCGGCCTTCGGTGAACCAGCCCAGATCGCCTCCTTTTGTTTTGCTTCCTTCATCGGCCGAAAAACGCATGGCAAGTGAGGTAAAGTCGGCTCCTTTACGGATAACCTGTTCAATACTGTCAGCCAGCTTTTTAGCCTTTTCCACCGCTTCTGTCGTTTGGGCAGTAGGTTGAATAAGAATATGCCGTGCCTTCACTGAGTCGGGCACCAAGCCCGTTTCAATTAAGCGAACCAAACGGAAACTGTTGTCAGTAAAAAATGGCCCGAAAGTAGTTCCCGGTTTGGCAGCAAATGCAAAGCTGTCGACAGGAGGGGTAAGCTCTTCCTTCTTAAAATATCTGTCAACGTACGATTCATCGGAATTGGCATTGACAAAACCGGCAGGATCGTCAGCTGCAGCAAAGTCATTTCTGATATCGTTGATCCATTTCTGGGCGGCTGCAAAATCAGCGTCCGAGGGTACTATATCGAATGAAACATATTCCAGGTCGAACGATGCATCCTGCTGAAAACTTGCTTTGTGATCATTGTAATATGCCCGCAGATCCTTGTCGGAAATTTTTATCAGGCTGTCTGAAACCTCAGTGTACCGTTTGCCGATAAACCGGACATTAGCCAGACGGCTCATTTCCTTGTACCCTTCCTGTGTCTGAAGTTTGGTAACGTACATGCCTTTGGCCACCAATGTATTGAATTTTTCTGCCAGCTTCTCACGGTATAACTCGTTTTCGTAGAACTTCCACTGGGCAGCCTGTTCTTCAGAAAGTTCACCGGCATTAAAGGCCTTCAGAAACTGAATGGCAAAAGAGGGGTCGAACTGGCGGGTTTGAGGATTGACAAAAATTTGCCGCACAAAAGGATGCGGATTCGGGCCGGCTACCATATTGTAAAGTTCTTCCGAACTTACTGCAATCCCAAGCTTTTTGAATTCAGGCCCGAGAACATTTTCCTGTAAAAGCTGCTGCCAGACCTGCTCCCTGATGTTTTCCATCATCGTTTCGTCAAGGGCCTGGGAGTTCGTGTTGGCTTTGTATATATTGCTCATTTCTTCAACAAGAGCATTATATTCCTCATAACGGATAGAATTGCCGTTAATTACACCGACATTCATCTGCGACTGCCTGAATATCGACTGACCTGAGGTCAAAAGGTCGCCCAGAATAAACGCAAGTAACGAAAACCCGATTAAAACGGCAGCCAAAACGCCGATCCTGTTTCTTATTTTCTCCAGTGTTGCCATATATCGTAATAAATAGTGTAAAAATTTGAGGCTACGAATATAACAATTAAGAGTGATTCAGCAATAAAATTTGGAAATACGAAAAGGCGATCCAAAGAGAGAATCTTTCCGGTATGGGGAAAAGTATGCTATTCTGCTGGTTCGGTTTTGACGAGGTGAACAAGATCAATCCGGGTGTTATTCATTTTGAGTACCTGAATTCTGAAAGGATCGATCTGGACAATTTCGTTCGGTTTGGGGAGATTCTGGAAATGGTAAAGGATAAATCCGGCCAGCGTTTCATATTCCTCTGATTCGGGAATGCCGAGTTCATATTTTTCATTCAGGTATTCAACTTCCAGTCGGCCTGAAAAAATATACTCATTTGCGCCGGTTTGTTTTTCGATCATGTCGGGAGTGTCATGCTCATCTTCAATTTCGCCGAAGATTTCCTCAAGGATGTCCTCGATGGTAATCAATCCTGCCGTGCCTCCGAATTCGTCGACCACCACGGCAATACTTTTATGCTGCTGCAGGAGGTTTTTGAGAAGTTTATTGGCGGGCATGGTTTCCGGGACAAAAAGTGGACTTGCGATTATGGATTTCAGGTCGGGAGGGTTTTTAAACAGGTCTTTTGAACTGATATATCCGACAATACGGTCAATGTTGGTTTCGTAAACCAGAATTTTTGAATACCCTGATTCTATGAAGCGTGCTGAAGCTTCTTCCAGCGATGCTTCCTTATCAATGGCCACAATTTCGGTGCGGGGAATCATGCAGTCGCGCAGTCTGACTCCCGAAAAATCCAACGCATTCTGAAAAAGCCTGATTTCATTTTCTGAATCAAGATCCTCATCCGGTTCAACCGAGCTGACCAGATGATCCAGATCTACCCTTCCGAAATTCCGCAGCCGTTCAGAAGTAATATGCTGACGCGGGAAAAGAATTCTCAGAATGCCATGTGATAGAAGAACCGAAAAGCGAATAACAGGATAGAAAAGAATGTATAGCAGTAAAACCGGCACTGACAATAAGTTGATAAACAGGTTGGGATTGTTTCTGAAAAGCGATTTGGGCAGGTATTCGGCAAGAAAAAGAATAATCAGTGTCGACAGGAGAGTTTGTATGGTGAGATTCCAGAATTCCGAAGAAATATAGCGGCTCAGAAACGGATTCAACAGAGCGGCCATCAGTATACCATAAATAACCAGGGCGATGTTGTTTCCTATGAGCATGGTCACGATGAATTCTCCCGGTTTTTTCAGAAAATATGAGAGAATGCGGGCCGAAAGCTTTCCCTGTTTTTTGTCAAGTTCAATGCGGAGTTTGTTGGACGAAAGAAAAGCGATTTCAAGGCCCGAGAAAAAGGCTGAAAAAAGAAGGGTGATAAAAATATAAATCACGGAAGGTTTCATTCTGCCTGAGATTTTTTCCTGTTATTACGGCGTAAAAGGTATATCATTGCGCAGAAAAAAGTTACCAGGAAAAGGGGAATACTGCTCCTGAATCCGTGTGTTATCAGGCTGTGTGCTGAGGCAAAAAGTCCCAGGAGAGAGGCAATCAGCCAGCCCCATTCAAGTATGCGTGCCGGATTATTCTTCATCTTTAACATTGACAGAGCCGCGTGTTTTTTTAAGTTTCCAGCGGGTAAACTCCTGGTCAGCCTCAAATCCTCCTTCCCCGTAAAAAATTCCGTCCGATGTCATTATACGGGTAAATTTCAGTGAGTAAATAATTTTTTTGTTTTCATCCCAGAAAATTTCCTCTGTATTAAGCTGTTCATTTTTTCTGATATTGCGGGCCACAACATCATTTCGTGCTGTCCAGATCCTTTCTTTCTCGTCATACCGGGCATATTTTGCTGTTATGGTTGATTCTATCTGCGCACTGTCGTTATAAAAATTGACATGAATACCTTTAGGGAATTCGATATAGGGTTTGTCGGTATTGGTATAGCGCTCAAGGCGCGGAGCATACACAACGATCTTCAGTCTGGCCGAGTCGGAATAGCGTATTTCGGTATCATTGCGCGACAAGGTGGGGAAAGAAGGGTTTTTGGTGAGGGTATTGATGGTTTCAATCGAATTCTCACAGCCTGGCATGCCGGTGAGGGCACATGCCGCCAGAATGATCAAAAAAACAGTTTCCCTGT encodes the following:
- a CDS encoding HlyC/CorC family transporter, encoding MKPSVIYIFITLLFSAFFSGLEIAFLSSNKLRIELDKKQGKLSARILSYFLKKPGEFIVTMLIGNNIALVIYGILMAALLNPFLSRYISSEFWNLTIQTLLSTLIILFLAEYLPKSLFRNNPNLFINLLSVPVLLLYILFYPVIRFSVLLSHGILRILFPRQHITSERLRNFGRVDLDHLVSSVEPDEDLDSENEIRLFQNALDFSGVRLRDCMIPRTEIVAIDKEASLEEASARFIESGYSKILVYETNIDRIVGYISSKDLFKNPPDLKSIIASPLFVPETMPANKLLKNLLQQHKSIAVVVDEFGGTAGLITIEDILEEIFGEIEDEHDTPDMIEKQTGANEYIFSGRLEVEYLNEKYELGIPESEEYETLAGFILYHFQNLPKPNEIVQIDPFRIQVLKMNNTRIDLVHLVKTEPAE
- the lptC gene encoding LPS export ABC transporter periplasmic protein LptC, with product MIKTSVYRETVFLIILAACALTGMPGCENSIETINTLTKNPSFPTLSRNDTEIRYSDSARLKIVVYAPRLERYTNTDKPYIEFPKGIHVNFYNDSAQIESTITAKYARYDEKERIWTARNDVVARNIRKNEQLNTEEIFWDENKKIIYSLKFTRIMTSDGIFYGEGGFEADQEFTRWKLKKTRGSVNVKDEE